A section of the Bacteroidota bacterium genome encodes:
- a CDS encoding OmpH family outer membrane protein encodes MKNQILKMQNLLIAIIAIVLVAGVSFGQQMKIGYVNSAKILQEYPEAQEAQKKLDNMGKGWQAELEKMSKDLQKQYEDYQKQQGMMPEQKKLARQQELVELEQKFNQYRTQKFGNDGELADETEKLLQPIKDKVLKVIQQVAKDEKISFIFDRNETIMVLLYGDPAFDYTYKVLDKLKRTK; translated from the coding sequence GTGAAAAATCAAATTCTTAAAATGCAAAACTTATTAATCGCTATAATTGCTATCGTTCTTGTGGCGGGCGTTTCATTTGGTCAGCAAATGAAAATCGGCTACGTGAATTCTGCAAAAATTTTACAGGAATATCCTGAAGCTCAGGAAGCTCAAAAGAAACTCGACAATATGGGTAAAGGGTGGCAGGCAGAATTAGAAAAAATGAGTAAAGACCTTCAAAAGCAATACGAGGATTATCAAAAACAGCAAGGAATGATGCCCGAGCAGAAAAAACTTGCCAGACAACAGGAGCTTGTTGAATTGGAACAAAAATTTAATCAATATCGAACTCAAAAATTCGGCAACGACGGTGAACTCGCTGACGAAACAGAAAAACTTTTGCAGCCAATCAAAGATAAAGTATTGAAAGTTATACAACAGGTAGCGAAGGATGAAAAAATATCTTTCATCTTCGACCGCAACGAAACTATTATGGTTTTACTTTACGGCGATCCCGCTTTCGATTATACTTATAAAGTTTTAGATAAATTAAAGAGAACAAAATAA
- the bamA gene encoding outer membrane protein assembly factor BamA — protein MRSLLNIFLVCITILSLDISLFAQRQKPEKYSILGISVEGNTTAESGAIIANSGLKTGTEITIPGDHIRQAIQKLWTLRIFEDIQIAIESRVGDGVYLLISVKEYPRLERVEFAGNDELDEDDLMKKVTISKGQILTPQEILKIKNSFQSLYAEKGMLLAEISTENIVEDSTKPNRVVLRYNIDEGKIVKVEEIRVVGTEAFSESEIKGEMEDTKEKVWWMFWRSAKFEKGKYETDKDKVIKFYRKNGYLDAEIISDSIGYDETKKYMSIQLNINEGKQFKIRDIIWEGNTIYPASVLTQRLGFYKGDIYDVERFERNLRQNEEQSDVASLFLDNGYLTFNLDKEETRIEPDSIDMRIRVFERNQFRIGRVEIRGNTKTQEKVIRRELYTRPGDFFSRGAIMRSARQLVQLNYFNPEKIKPDYRLQDEKTANVIYEVEEKSSDNINASVSYSGAFGVTGALGFTINNFDITEPLKGGAGQILNFEWQFGEGARFRTFSLGFTEPWLFDTPTTFGVNLFDTRQIYVYDLRQTGGSVRFGRRFKFPDDYFRGDWIGRFQLNDVISGGGLYQEGKTSQLSVTQVISRNSTDNPIFPAIGSSFALSTEISGGHFLPGNVDYHKWIFTGDWYTPLFGTNRLVLFTGTNIGLLDGFKTNSNIPPIEYFFMGGTGLGFIATTPMRGYDDRTIGPMDENEQVRGGKAMVKYSAELRFSVTMTPMPIYLLAFAEAGNVYENLKTMDFLNLKRSYGFGARIMIQPLGMVGFDYGYGADDVMPRDGKPDGWKFHFQFGRGF, from the coding sequence ATGCGAAGTTTATTAAATATATTTTTAGTTTGTATCACAATTTTAAGTCTGGATATTTCGCTTTTTGCTCAACGCCAAAAGCCGGAAAAATATTCTATCTTAGGAATATCGGTCGAAGGTAACACCACTGCCGAATCCGGTGCGATCATTGCAAATTCGGGTTTAAAAACCGGAACCGAAATTACTATCCCCGGCGATCACATCCGTCAAGCGATTCAAAAACTTTGGACTTTACGTATTTTCGAAGACATCCAAATTGCTATCGAAAGTAGAGTCGGCGACGGCGTGTATTTGTTGATTTCTGTTAAAGAATATCCTCGCCTCGAACGGGTTGAGTTTGCAGGCAACGACGAACTCGATGAAGACGATTTGATGAAAAAAGTTACAATTTCAAAAGGACAAATTTTAACTCCCCAGGAAATCCTCAAAATTAAAAATAGTTTTCAAAGCTTGTATGCTGAAAAGGGGATGCTGCTTGCAGAAATTTCAACTGAAAACATTGTTGAAGATTCTACTAAGCCAAATAGAGTTGTACTGCGTTACAATATCGACGAAGGTAAAATTGTAAAAGTAGAAGAGATACGTGTCGTTGGTACCGAAGCTTTCAGTGAAAGCGAAATAAAAGGTGAGATGGAAGACACAAAGGAAAAAGTTTGGTGGATGTTCTGGCGCTCGGCTAAATTTGAAAAAGGCAAATATGAAACCGATAAGGATAAAGTCATAAAATTCTATCGTAAAAACGGATATTTAGATGCTGAAATTATTTCTGATTCTATTGGGTACGATGAAACAAAAAAATATATGTCCATCCAACTGAATATTAACGAAGGCAAGCAGTTCAAAATACGCGATATAATTTGGGAAGGAAATACAATTTATCCTGCATCAGTTTTAACACAACGACTCGGTTTTTATAAAGGCGACATTTACGATGTTGAACGCTTCGAAAGAAATTTAAGACAGAACGAAGAACAATCCGATGTCGCTTCCTTGTTCCTGGACAACGGTTACCTCACTTTTAATTTGGATAAAGAGGAAACACGTATTGAACCGGATAGTATCGATATGAGAATAAGGGTTTTCGAGCGGAATCAATTTAGAATTGGAAGAGTTGAAATCCGCGGGAATACCAAGACACAGGAAAAAGTAATTCGCCGCGAACTCTATACACGCCCAGGCGATTTTTTCAGTCGAGGTGCAATAATGCGCAGCGCCCGCCAGTTAGTTCAGTTGAATTATTTCAATCCCGAAAAAATAAAACCTGATTACAGGTTGCAGGACGAAAAAACCGCTAATGTAATCTACGAAGTTGAAGAAAAATCGAGCGATAACATAAACGCTTCGGTCAGTTACAGCGGAGCCTTCGGTGTTACAGGTGCTCTCGGTTTTACGATTAATAACTTTGATATTACTGAACCGCTGAAAGGTGGTGCGGGACAAATTTTAAACTTCGAGTGGCAATTTGGCGAAGGTGCCCGTTTCAGAACATTCTCTCTCGGATTTACAGAGCCGTGGCTCTTCGATACTCCTACAACTTTCGGAGTTAATTTGTTCGATACCCGGCAAATTTATGTTTACGATTTACGGCAAACTGGCGGCTCCGTTCGATTCGGAAGGCGATTTAAATTTCCTGATGATTATTTCAGAGGCGATTGGATCGGACGATTTCAACTGAACGATGTAATTAGTGGCGGTGGCTTATATCAAGAAGGAAAAACAAGTCAGCTCAGTGTTACACAAGTTATTTCCCGTAACAGCACCGACAATCCGATTTTCCCGGCAATCGGTTCAAGCTTTGCGTTATCTACAGAAATTTCCGGTGGTCATTTTCTCCCGGGTAATGTCGATTATCATAAATGGATTTTTACAGGCGATTGGTATACTCCTCTTTTTGGAACAAATCGATTAGTTCTCTTTACAGGAACTAATATTGGTTTGTTGGATGGATTTAAAACAAATTCGAATATTCCCCCAATCGAGTATTTCTTTATGGGAGGAACTGGATTAGGATTTATTGCTACAACCCCAATGCGCGGTTATGATGACAGGACAATCGGTCCTATGGATGAAAACGAACAAGTCAGAGGGGGTAAAGCAATGGTAAAATATTCTGCAGAACTTAGATTTTCTGTAACGATGACTCCAATGCCGATTTATCTTTTAGCTTTTGCAGAAGCCGGAAATGTTTACGAAAATCTGAAGACTATGGATTTTCTAAATTTAAAACGAAGTTATGGCTTCGGTGCACGCATTATGATCCAACCGTTGGGTATGGTCGGGTTCGACTACGGTTATGGTGCCGACGATGTTATGCCGCGAGACGGCAAACCTGACGGATGGAAGTTTCACTTCCAATTCGGAAGAGGATTTTAA
- a CDS encoding isoprenyl transferase, whose product MLSKNKKIVEVDLKKQETLKQSGEIPIHIAIIMDGNGRWAQKRSLPRVAGHREGVESVRDMVEVCGQLGVKYLTLYAFSTENWKRPKEEISMLMRLLMKALRDETDKLHRNNVRVRTIGDISKLPVEVQNELLDAIVKTQNNTGLNLLLALSYSGRWDIMQAVKKISSEIKRGALSEDSINEDLVTKYLSTQGIPDPDLLVRTSGEFRVSNFLLWQLAYSEIYITELNWPEFRRDELYRAITEYQKRERRFGLTSNQIKQKQNK is encoded by the coding sequence ATGCTCTCAAAAAACAAAAAAATAGTTGAGGTCGATCTCAAAAAGCAGGAAACGCTGAAACAATCGGGCGAAATTCCCATACATATAGCCATCATTATGGACGGAAACGGCAGATGGGCACAAAAACGGAGCCTGCCTCGAGTTGCCGGTCATCGTGAAGGTGTTGAATCGGTTCGTGATATGGTCGAAGTTTGCGGACAACTCGGTGTGAAGTATCTGACGCTGTATGCCTTCTCAACCGAAAATTGGAAACGCCCGAAAGAAGAAATTTCGATGCTGATGCGTCTGCTTATGAAAGCTCTTCGCGACGAAACCGATAAACTCCACCGCAACAACGTTCGCGTGCGAACGATCGGCGATATCTCGAAACTGCCCGTCGAAGTTCAAAACGAACTTTTAGATGCAATTGTAAAAACTCAAAATAACACCGGCTTGAATTTGTTGTTAGCATTAAGTTACAGCGGCAGGTGGGATATTATGCAAGCAGTAAAAAAGATTTCATCCGAAATTAAGCGCGGCGCTTTGAGTGAAGATTCAATTAATGAAGATTTAGTAACAAAGTACTTATCTACACAGGGTATTCCTGATCCGGATTTGTTAGTGCGGACGAGCGGTGAATTTCGGGTCAGTAATTTTTTGTTATGGCAGTTAGCGTATTCGGAAATTTATATAACCGAGTTGAACTGGCCCGAATTCAGACGGGACGAGTTGTATCGTGCAATTACCGAATACCAAAAACGTGAACGTCGGTTTGGACTGACTAGTAACCAAATTAAACAAAAACAGAATAAGTGA
- a CDS encoding nucleotidyltransferase domain-containing protein — translation MASKQNDAITIAKKYIRFLQKNHIKVERAYLYGSFANGKAHKDSDIDIVVVSEQFTHSRYDDSVRIAKLRRSIDLRISPLAYNPNDFIKENLIPYETITNGIRIA, via the coding sequence ATGGCTTCGAAACAAAATGACGCGATAACGATTGCAAAAAAATATATCCGATTTTTGCAAAAAAATCATATCAAAGTAGAGCGTGCTTATCTTTATGGTTCGTTTGCAAACGGAAAGGCACATAAGGACAGCGACATAGATATAGTGGTTGTATCAGAACAATTTACACACTCGCGCTACGATGATAGCGTGCGCATCGCCAAACTCCGGAGAAGCATCGACTTGCGTATCTCGCCGCTCGCATACAATCCCAATGATTTTATAAAAGAAAACCTCATACCATACGAAACAATTACGAATGGTATTCGTATTGCATAG
- a CDS encoding type II toxin-antitoxin system mRNA interferase toxin, RelE/StbE family, whose translation MISSPERSLIRTNRFARDLKKVPDGIKQEAYRIATSITQNIFAVELDVRPLTGFKGYYRVIVSQDFRMVFSFDDKCIYLHRIAHRKDIYRNLEL comes from the coding sequence ATGATTTCATCTCCTGAGCGATCTTTAATACGCACCAATCGTTTTGCGCGTGATCTTAAAAAAGTTCCGGATGGAATAAAACAGGAAGCTTATCGGATAGCGACATCAATTACACAGAATATATTTGCTGTCGAACTTGATGTTCGCCCTCTCACTGGATTCAAGGGTTATTACCGTGTCATCGTTTCCCAGGATTTTCGTATGGTTTTTTCTTTTGATGATAAATGTATTTACCTGCACCGAATTGCGCATCGAAAAGATATTTACCGGAATTTAGAATTATAG
- a CDS encoding ABC transporter ATP-binding protein — translation MHEEEVLGKAYDARLMKRLLKSLKPYRWYVALGILLSMLVSGMEAVRPYFTKIAVDVNIANNDKHGLLLTALLFFAVLVVRGVVQYFSAYLTQWIGQRTIFDLRMQIFEHLQRLNIKFFDKNPIGRLITRVTNDVEVLNEMFSSGVVMVFTDVFTIIGILYFMFQMNWQLALVSLSVLPILFYATFLFRRKARESYREVRLQVARINTFMQEHITGMIVDQIFNREKVSHEKFIDINASHRDANIKSIFYYAVFYPSVELIGAIAIGLIIWYSGVEALTGTVTIGTVMAFFQFNEMFWRPIRDLSEKYNIMQTAMASSERIFKLLDEKPSIITRQDAASLTSIRGEIEFRNVSFSYDHHEDGSENSEWILKNVSFKINSGETVAIVGHTGAGKTTIINLLTKFYDVQKGTILIDDVDINDINQYQLRQQIGVVHQDVFLFSGDIKSNINLGNEKIKIDRVKAAARVVGLNNFIDTLPNRYSEEVKERGATLSVGQKQLISFARALAFNPKILILDEATSSIDTESEQLIQKAIQKLLKGRTSIVIAHRLSTIQRADKIIVLHKGEIREMGTHQQLLSLGGIYHKLYQLQYKEQEMARDKFPIV, via the coding sequence ATGCACGAAGAGGAAGTACTCGGCAAAGCTTATGATGCTCGATTGATGAAGCGACTTTTAAAGTCGTTGAAACCATACCGCTGGTATGTTGCGCTCGGAATTTTGTTGAGTATGTTAGTTTCAGGAATGGAAGCAGTCCGACCATACTTCACTAAAATTGCTGTCGACGTAAACATAGCCAACAATGATAAACACGGTTTACTTCTAACTGCATTGTTGTTTTTTGCTGTGTTAGTTGTGCGTGGAGTAGTTCAATACTTCAGCGCCTATCTTACACAGTGGATTGGTCAGCGGACTATTTTCGATTTACGAATGCAGATTTTTGAACACTTGCAGCGCCTCAACATCAAATTCTTCGATAAAAATCCAATTGGCAGACTTATAACCCGTGTTACAAACGATGTTGAAGTTTTGAACGAAATGTTCTCGTCGGGAGTAGTTATGGTATTTACCGATGTCTTTACTATCATTGGCATTTTATACTTTATGTTCCAAATGAACTGGCAACTCGCCTTAGTTTCTTTGAGTGTGTTGCCGATATTGTTTTATGCAACATTCTTATTCCGGCGGAAGGCGCGCGAGAGTTATCGTGAAGTCCGTTTACAAGTTGCCCGCATCAATACCTTTATGCAGGAACACATCACAGGAATGATTGTTGATCAAATTTTCAATCGCGAAAAAGTTTCTCACGAAAAATTTATCGACATAAATGCTTCACACAGGGATGCTAACATCAAATCAATTTTCTATTACGCTGTTTTTTATCCAAGCGTCGAGTTAATTGGGGCTATCGCGATTGGTTTAATTATTTGGTATTCAGGTGTCGAAGCTTTAACGGGGACTGTAACTATCGGAACGGTTATGGCTTTTTTCCAATTCAATGAAATGTTTTGGCGCCCGATTCGCGACTTATCTGAAAAATATAATATTATGCAAACGGCTATGGCTTCGTCCGAAAGAATCTTCAAACTTCTTGATGAAAAGCCATCGATTATAACAAGGCAAGATGCAGCTTCACTTACTTCAATCCGCGGCGAAATCGAATTTCGGAATGTTAGTTTCTCTTATGACCATCACGAAGACGGCTCTGAAAATTCGGAATGGATTTTGAAAAATGTTTCTTTCAAAATTAATTCAGGCGAAACTGTTGCTATCGTCGGACATACAGGCGCTGGAAAAACTACGATCATCAACCTCCTTACAAAGTTTTACGACGTGCAAAAAGGGACCATCTTGATTGATGATGTGGATATTAACGACATCAATCAATATCAATTGCGGCAGCAAATTGGAGTTGTTCATCAGGATGTGTTTTTGTTTTCGGGCGATATAAAATCAAACATCAATTTAGGAAATGAAAAAATAAAAATTGACCGTGTCAAAGCTGCTGCAAGAGTAGTGGGTTTGAATAATTTTATTGATACACTTCCCAACCGCTATAGCGAGGAAGTGAAAGAGCGAGGTGCAACACTTTCTGTCGGACAAAAGCAGCTTATATCTTTCGCAAGGGCGTTAGCTTTCAATCCTAAAATTTTAATTTTAGATGAAGCTACATCGAGCATTGATACCGAGTCCGAGCAGCTTATTCAAAAAGCTATACAAAAACTTTTGAAGGGGAGGACATCAATAGTTATTGCTCATCGTTTATCGACAATACAGCGAGCAGACAAAATCATCGTTCTGCATAAAGGAGAAATACGTGAGATGGGCACACATCAGCAACTGCTGTCGTTGGGCGGAATATACCACAAGCTTTATCAGTTACAGTATAAAGAGCAGGAAATGGCAAGAGATAAATTTCCAATTGTATAA
- a CDS encoding ABC transporter ATP-binding protein: MKSLLRLLPYLSRYKKTLLIGLIAIVGSNIFTVIQPHFIGKAIDDLKHGLDTHTLDSFRLLIYAAVIVGFTAVAGVLSFATRQTIIVISRHIEFDLRNDFLKHIQKLSHSFFQNTPTGDLMAHATNDIGAVRNVVGPGIMYPSDTFVTFVMVLTMMLIKDWQLTLLALIPLPLVSFAVFKLGKLINIKFQERQEQYSKLTTRAQENLSGIRVVKAYVREDYEIELFKKISWDYLKKNLVLAKYQSIIWPTMFLLVGISLVISIYFGGSRVIDEKMTIGTLTAFFAYLVMLIWPMIAFGWVLNLLQQGAASMGRLGKIFDTQPEIKDDENTNHSIEYISGTIEFRDVSFKHKGSPQPILKNINLKIESGKTIAVVGYTGSGKSSFVSLIARLYDITGGDLLIDGVNIKEIPVEVLRSNIGFVPQETFLFSDTISNNICYGIDGEDGNKVIQAATTAQLIKDVTEFPKQFETLIGERGITLSGGQKQRTSIARAIIRDPKILILDDALSAVDTYTEEEILKNLKKVMHNRTSIIISHRISTVKDADLIVVLDKGAIIERGTHEELVDIGGIYADLYAKQLLEQELEKM; encoded by the coding sequence ATGAAATCGCTGCTTCGGCTTCTCCCGTATCTTTCACGATACAAGAAAACTCTTTTAATCGGTCTGATTGCAATTGTAGGGAGTAATATTTTTACAGTTATCCAACCTCACTTCATCGGAAAAGCAATTGATGATTTGAAGCATGGTCTCGATACACATACTCTCGATTCATTTCGGTTGTTAATTTATGCTGCTGTGATTGTAGGATTTACTGCTGTTGCAGGTGTTTTGTCGTTTGCAACGCGTCAAACAATCATCGTGATTTCGCGCCACATCGAATTCGACCTTCGAAACGATTTTCTTAAACATATTCAAAAATTATCTCACTCGTTTTTCCAAAACACACCAACGGGCGATTTGATGGCGCACGCAACAAACGACATCGGTGCAGTCCGCAATGTAGTCGGTCCGGGTATAATGTATCCCTCCGATACTTTCGTCACGTTTGTTATGGTTCTTACAATGATGTTGATAAAAGATTGGCAGTTGACACTCCTTGCTCTAATTCCACTACCACTCGTTTCATTCGCTGTTTTTAAATTGGGAAAATTAATTAACATAAAATTTCAGGAACGGCAGGAACAGTACAGCAAATTAACCACACGTGCACAGGAAAATTTATCGGGCATCCGTGTTGTAAAAGCTTATGTTCGCGAGGATTACGAAATCGAATTATTCAAAAAAATAAGCTGGGATTATTTAAAGAAAAATTTGGTGCTCGCAAAGTATCAATCTATAATTTGGCCCACGATGTTTTTGTTAGTCGGTATCTCTCTCGTAATATCGATTTACTTCGGCGGGTCACGTGTGATCGATGAGAAAATGACTATCGGAACGCTGACTGCTTTCTTTGCTTACTTGGTTATGTTGATTTGGCCCATGATTGCATTCGGATGGGTTTTAAATCTTCTCCAGCAGGGGGCTGCATCAATGGGGCGGCTCGGGAAAATTTTTGATACTCAACCCGAAATTAAAGACGACGAAAATACGAATCACTCAATAGAATATATTTCCGGAACTATAGAATTCCGAGATGTATCATTCAAACATAAGGGCAGCCCGCAACCGATTCTTAAAAATATCAATCTGAAAATTGAAAGTGGAAAGACGATAGCAGTTGTAGGTTACACAGGTTCAGGTAAATCATCATTTGTTAGTTTAATTGCGCGGTTGTATGATATAACAGGCGGCGATCTCCTAATTGATGGTGTGAATATAAAAGAAATTCCTGTCGAAGTACTCCGCTCGAATATCGGATTTGTTCCACAGGAAACGTTTCTGTTTTCAGATACGATTTCAAATAATATATGTTATGGAATCGATGGCGAAGATGGGAACAAGGTTATTCAAGCTGCTACGACAGCACAGCTTATTAAGGATGTAACTGAGTTTCCAAAGCAGTTTGAAACTCTGATTGGTGAAAGGGGAATTACACTATCGGGGGGACAGAAACAACGCACAAGTATAGCCCGTGCAATTATCCGCGATCCGAAAATTTTGATTTTGGATGATGCACTTTCGGCGGTTGATACATACACCGAAGAGGAAATTTTAAAAAACTTGAAAAAAGTTATGCACAACCGAACGAGCATAATTATCAGTCATCGGATATCGACTGTGAAAGATGCCGATTTGATTGTTGTATTGGATAAAGGGGCTATCATTGAGAGAGGCACACACGAGGAATTAGTTGATATTGGGGGTATTTATGCAGATTTGTATGCAAAGCAATTGTTAGAACAAGAGCTGGAGAAGATGTGA
- the serS gene encoding serine--tRNA ligase, which produces MLDIKFIREHPQLVKEGISKKGDVDRIDEILELDEKRRALIQKAEVLKNQRNVVSEQIAKMKKAGGDATAAIAEMNKVKDEIKTMDDELRLIEENLNKLLLSVPNVPHPSVPEGHKPEDNRVIFSWGKTNEIDFEPKPHWELSEKLGIIDFETGVKITGAGFPLYRGAGAKLQRALINFFLDEAHNAGYVELQPPLMINTASAIGTGQLPDKEDLMYVVDRDELYLVPTAEVPVTNIHRDEILSEKNLPLKYSAYTPCFRREAGSYGKDVRGLNRLHQFDKVELVKFVHPGTSYNELDSLRADAENLLQKLNLPYRVLLMCTGDMGFTQSKKYDLEVWAMAQKRWLEVSSISNFESFQARRINVRFRPDGGKPEFVHTLNGSALALPRVVAAILENYQTPEGKVIIPKVLHKYTGFEIIG; this is translated from the coding sequence ATGTTAGATATAAAATTCATTCGCGAACATCCACAACTTGTAAAAGAAGGAATCAGCAAAAAAGGGGATGTAGATAGAATAGATGAAATTTTAGAATTGGATGAGAAACGGCGTGCACTCATTCAAAAAGCTGAAGTATTAAAAAATCAAAGGAATGTTGTTTCCGAACAAATTGCCAAAATGAAAAAAGCCGGAGGAGATGCAACTGCTGCCATTGCCGAGATGAATAAAGTGAAAGACGAAATTAAAACAATGGACGACGAATTACGATTGATAGAAGAAAATCTAAACAAGCTTCTCCTCTCGGTTCCGAATGTTCCGCATCCTTCAGTTCCCGAAGGGCATAAACCCGAAGATAACCGAGTTATTTTTTCGTGGGGGAAAACTAACGAAATTGATTTTGAACCTAAACCGCATTGGGAATTATCAGAGAAGTTAGGAATTATTGATTTCGAAACGGGCGTTAAAATTACAGGAGCAGGTTTTCCGCTTTATCGCGGCGCCGGTGCAAAATTGCAGCGCGCTTTAATTAATTTCTTTTTGGACGAAGCTCACAATGCAGGATATGTTGAACTCCAACCTCCGTTGATGATCAATACTGCAAGCGCAATCGGAACAGGCCAGCTTCCCGACAAAGAAGATTTGATGTACGTTGTAGATCGAGATGAATTGTATTTAGTACCGACTGCCGAGGTTCCTGTAACAAATATTCATCGCGATGAAATTCTTTCCGAGAAAAATTTACCCCTGAAATATTCTGCATACACACCTTGCTTTCGCCGTGAAGCCGGCTCCTACGGAAAAGATGTTCGCGGTTTGAACCGTTTGCATCAATTCGATAAAGTTGAACTTGTAAAATTTGTTCATCCAGGAACTTCATACAACGAACTCGATTCCTTACGCGCCGATGCCGAAAATCTTCTTCAAAAATTAAATCTACCTTATCGCGTTCTTTTAATGTGCACTGGCGATATGGGTTTCACTCAATCTAAAAAATATGATTTAGAAGTTTGGGCAATGGCACAGAAACGCTGGTTAGAAGTTTCCTCAATCAGCAACTTCGAGTCATTTCAAGCCCGCCGTATTAACGTCCGTTTTCGCCCTGATGGCGGTAAGCCCGAATTTGTTCATACATTAAACGGTTCGGCACTCGCACTTCCACGCGTTGTGGCTGCAATTTTAGAAAACTACCAAACTCCCGAAGGTAAAGTAATTATTCCGAAAGTTCTGCATAAATATACAGGATTTGAAATAATCGGATGA
- the rfbD gene encoding dTDP-4-dehydrorhamnose reductase, which produces MKRILIVGSNGLLGQKLTTLFSKSKQYDIINASVEGNFFLEEKDFPYHQLDITKRSAVLKLVDFFQPEVIINTAAVTNVDLCETDRALAWKVNVSGVENLVYGAKMVGAKVIHFSSDYVFDGKNGPYSESDTPNPISYYGRTKLASENVLKLSGIPNVIIRTMILYGIANQVKDNFALWLANNLSENKPIRVVDDQIGNPTLVDDLAYAVLKIVEYNRSGLFNIAGGELISRYGFALALAKKFKFNKDLITPIKTSILKQPAQRPLKSGFIILKAETELNLKMSNVENGLTVFQNQFYHHQKNKEYHII; this is translated from the coding sequence ATGAAACGTATTCTGATTGTTGGAAGCAACGGACTTTTAGGACAAAAATTAACCACCCTCTTTTCTAAAAGCAAGCAGTATGACATAATAAATGCATCGGTTGAAGGAAATTTTTTTTTAGAGGAAAAAGATTTTCCTTATCATCAGTTAGATATTACAAAACGCTCAGCTGTTTTAAAATTGGTCGACTTTTTTCAGCCTGAAGTAATCATCAATACAGCCGCTGTAACTAATGTGGATTTATGCGAAACTGACAGAGCGCTTGCCTGGAAAGTTAATGTAAGCGGAGTCGAAAATCTTGTTTACGGGGCTAAAATGGTCGGCGCAAAAGTTATTCACTTTTCAAGCGATTATGTTTTCGATGGAAAGAATGGACCTTATTCCGAATCAGATACACCAAACCCGATTTCATATTATGGACGGACGAAGTTGGCAAGTGAGAATGTTTTAAAACTTTCAGGAATTCCTAATGTAATTATCAGGACGATGATACTTTACGGAATTGCGAATCAGGTGAAAGATAATTTTGCACTTTGGCTAGCCAACAATCTGAGCGAGAACAAACCAATTCGCGTTGTGGACGATCAAATCGGTAATCCGACGTTAGTTGACGATTTAGCTTATGCTGTTTTAAAGATCGTTGAATACAATCGTTCAGGACTTTTTAATATTGCCGGCGGCGAACTGATTAGCCGGTACGGTTTTGCATTAGCATTAGCGAAAAAATTTAAGTTCAATAAGGATTTGATAACTCCAATCAAAACTTCGATATTGAAACAACCGGCGCAACGACCTCTGAAATCGGGCTTCATTATTTTAAAAGCTGAAACCGAGTTGAATCTGAAAATGTCGAATGTTGAAAATGGTTTGACGGTTTTCCAAAATCAATTTTACCATCATCAGAAAAATAAAGAATATCATATAATCTAA